Part of the Streptomyces sp. NBC_01264 genome, GTGAGCGCCTCGCGGATCTGCTCGTCGCGGGGCTCACCGATCCGCACGGGGCCGTACGAGCCCAGGCCCTGTCGGCGCTCCGCACCGGCCGCATACGTCCGACCGCCGATGCCCTCGTGACCGACCGGGTCACGGCCGCGGCCCGGGAGCAACTCCTCGTCGCCCTTCACCGCACCCCGAGTCCCCTGCCCGATGCTCTGATCGACTCCGTCCGTGCGACCTGGGGCGACCGCGAGGCGGCCCGGCTGTTGCCCGCCTGCTCCCCGGGACCGTGCGGCGGGTGCTGCCCGAGCTCCTGCACGCCCTGCATTCCTGGCTGCCGTTGGCGCGCCGGGTGCCCGAGGTCGTGTACGAGACCGTGGTCCGGGAGGCCGAGTCGCAGGCACCCGCCGCCCGGAAGACCTGGTGGCTGGAGACGGCCCACGGCCCGCTGAGCGCGCTGGCGCAGGTCGACCCGGGCGCGACGCTGGACCTGTTCGAGCGGGTCGGCCCCGAGCGGCTCACGGCCGGGCTCGTCCCGTACCTGCCCGGGTTCGTCGCCCACCGGCCCCGGCTCGCGGCGCGGTTGTGGGGGCAGGGACGTCTCGTACTCGATGCGAGGAGCCTGTCCGGCAAGGGTGCGCGCCGGTTCGCCGCCGCCGTCCCCGAGGACGAACTCGTCGCGGCCGTGCGCGCGGCGACCGCCCCCGCGCCGGTGCTCACGGCGCTCCTGCCCGCGCTCCCGCCGGGACGGCGCGGGGCGGTGCTCGACGCGGTCCGGACCGAGGAGGGCACGGAGCCCGCCCTTCTTGCCGGCTCCGAGACCGCGGTGCTCCCGCCCGAGCTGATGCGCGTACTGCCCGCCCGGGACGCTGCGCCCTTCGCCCGCCACACCCTCGAACGGGCGCGGGCCCGGGGCGCCGAGCCGGCCGAGCTGCTGGCGCTGCGGGCCTTCCTGCCGTACGAGGCCGAGGCCGGGGCGCTACGGGAGGACACCCGCCGGGCCGACTCCGCCGAGCGCGCGGCGGCCTGGCGGGCGCTGGTGCACGCGGCGGGCCGGGCACGGCGCCCGGAGGCGACCACCGAGGTCCGGACAGAACTGTCCCGGCTGCGCTCCGAGCAGGATCCGGTGCGCCAGGCCGCCGTGGTCGCTCTGGGCGCTCTGGGCGCTCTTCCGACGCGCACGTTCACGGCGGCGGCGGTGTCGGCGCTGGAGCGGATCGCCTCGGACGCGTTCGCCGCGCGGGACCTCTCGTACGGCACCCTCGTGGCCCTCACCGGTCTCGCGGGCCGCCTGCTGCGTGCGGGCACTGGTGGCATGCACCCCGCTGCGGAGCCTTCGGGCACCGAGGACACCGATGCCGCCGCGCTGCCGGCGCTCGCCGCGTGGGCGGTCCGTACGCTGGTCCGCGCGGACGGTCCCGACGTGCCCTGCGGCGGGTTCGGCAGGTTCCTGACGCAGTCCCTTCGTACGGCGCCGCCGGCCGCCGCGGCCCGGGCGCTGCTCGATGCCGTACGCCCGGTGGTCACCGAGTCCATGGACGCGGGCGATCCCGTCCCCGCGCTCTCCCTCGCCGAGTCCCTTTCCGCGCGGCCGCGTTGGGAACGGGCCGAGCCCTGGCTCGCGGGGCTCGTGGAGCGGATCGCGCTGACCGGCGAGCGCGGGCCGGCGGAACGCGCCTGTGCGCTGTGGCTGGCCTCGGCCGGTCCCCGTGCCGAGCGGGTCCGTACCCTGCTCGCCGCGTACCCGTCCGCCGTCCTGCTGCCCGGTGTGGTGGCGCTCGTGGCGCGCCAGGCCGATGACCTGCTGCCGGTTCTCACCTCCACGCCCCTGGACTCGCCTCCCCGCGGCCGCTTCCACCCTGCGGACCGGGCCGCGGGCGGGGCCCCGTGGCGGGCCCTGCCCCCGGTACGGGGGTACCCACACCGGTGGAGCGACGCGACGTGCGCGGCCGTGACCGACTGGCTCGCGGCCGGACTGCGGGCCCGGGCGCATCCGGAGCGGTCCCCCGGTGACCAACTCCTGCGGGAGCTCGCGGCGGTGCCGGGCGGCGGCGGGCTTCCGGCGGTGCGGGAGGCCGCGGACTCGGCGCACGTACCGACGGCCGAGGCGGCCCTGGCGGCGCTGCCGGGCGCCGACCGGCCCGCTCTGGTCCTGCCCGATCTGCTCGCGCGGGCCGACGGCGACCGGGCGCGGGTCGCCGTGTACGGCATCGGACGGATCTGCGCGCACGTGCCGCCGGGGGAACTCGCGGAACGGTTCCGGCCCGTGCTGGAGCGGGCCGCGGGCACGAAGGTGACGAGCCGCAAGGAGATCGTCCGGCTGGCGGCGGACCGGCTGCCGGCCGCGCTCGCGGGCGAGTTGCTGGTCGCGGCGTTCTCGGCGCCGGGTCAGCACCGGGACGTACGGGCCGCGGCGGTGACGCGGGCGGTGCGGCTCGTCACGCTGGAGCCGGTGGAGGCGTGCCTGCGCACGGCGGTGCGGGAGGGTTCGAGGGCGGAGCGGGAGGCGCTGCTGCGCGTGCACCCGCTCGACCTCCCGGCGGCGGCGCGGGAGCCGTACGGGGAGCTGGTGGCCGAGGTGTGCGCGGGGTTCCTCACGGAGACACCCGTGCGCGGGGCCGCCCTCGCCGGCGGTGGCGGGGGCCCGGACGGGGCACCTGGCGGGACACCTGACGAGGCGCTCGACGCGCGGACGGTTGCCGAGGCCTGCCGGGTGCTGCGCCGTTGGGCCCTCGCGGTGCCGACCGTCGTGGACCCGGTCCTGCTGCCGCGTCTGGCGATCGAGCCACGGAGCCACGAGCTCGTGTGGCGGGCGGCCGTGGAGGCGGTCGTGGACGCGGCACGTATCGATCCCGATGGATACGGTCCGGGGCTGGGGGCGCTCACGGCGGCGCTGCTGGGCCGGCACGTGCGGGAGGCCAGGACGGAGGACCGGGCGCGCAGGCGCGGTGCACGGGCCGAACCTGCGGAACGGGACCCGCGCGATGCCCTGCACCGGATCGCCGCCCTGGCCGGGTGCCTGGAACGGACGGCCGGGCAGGGCCTGCCCGAGGCCTGCCGGCCCGTCTGGCGGGACGCGATCGCGCTGATCGCCGAGCAGGACGCGAGCTTGCGGTGGGCGGTCGCCGCCCGGACGGCGCTGTGGGACCCGGCCGCGCCGGCGGCCGAACGGGCCCGGGAGCTGCGGGCTCAGGCCCGGGCGGTACGCGACCGGCCGCTGCTCGCGGCCCGTACGGCGACGGCGATGGCCCGCCGCTCCCCCCGGGTCTCCCCGGCCGAGCTGGCGCGGGCGCGCGACGCGGCGCTGGCCGGCGGGGCCCCGGGAACCCGGTGGTTCGCCCGGCGGCGCCCGGGCGGCACGCTCCCGCCGCGTGACGGGCTGTTCACGGGCCTGTACGCGGTGGGCCTGGCGGCGGACCACGCGAGCCGGGCCGCATCGACCGGCGGCGGACTCGGCCCGGCACTGCGGGTGTTGCGGGACCTCCGGGCACACCCCGTCCCGGAGGTCCGCGACGCAGCGGACCAGGCGCTCACGACGTGGGAGCGCAGCTGACGGGCTGCGCTCCCGCCTGACGGCGGCGCCCACCGCGGCCCGGGGACCGTGCCCGTCACCCCCACGACGGGGCGCGCGACCGGATCCCCGCCGGGTCCGTGGAGCCAGGGTCCGTGGAGCCAGGGTCCGTGGAGCCAGGGTCCGTGGAGCCAGAGCCCGTGGAGGCAGAGCCCGTGGAGGCAGAGCCCGTAGGGCCGGAGTCCCTAGGGCCAGGCCCCGACGTGGCCCCGGGACGTACGGCAGTGAGGGACCACGGCGGGGGCGAAGGACCCGCCCCGGAGGGACCATCGGCGGGGCGGGGGCGGGGGTCCTCGTGGCTAGGGTCGTAGCCATGACGACTCAGCGAATCCTCGACCTCGACCGCGACGCGCTCTCCACCCTGCGCGGCCGCGATCTGACCCGGGCGGTGGCCGCCGCCGAGGGCCGCACCATGGTGGCCGAGGTCTTCGCCGAGCGCGCCGCGCTCTCCCCGCACCCCGACGGGCGCGGCGTGCACAACGCCGAGCTGGTGGCCGCCTTCGGCGCCGACATCGTCATCCTCAACCTCATCGAGCGGGCCTGGGACGGGGAGCGGCTCGTCATGCCCGGTCTCGGGACCTTCACGTCGTTCACCGACCTCGCCCGACTGATCGGCCGCCCCGTGGGCGTGAACCTCGAGCCCGGCGACGTCCCGGAGATCCGCCGGGCCACCTCCGAGCACGCCCGGCGCCTCGTCGACATGGGCGCCGCGCTGCTGTGCATCACCGCCAACCCCGGAACGGGCGGCACCTACGACGGCATGGCCCGGGTCACCGAGGAACTGCGCAAGGGGCTCGGCGACGAGGCGGCCCTGTGGTCGGGCAAGATGCACCACGCGGGCTGCCCCGAGCGCGTCACCCCCGCGCGGCTGACCGCCCTCGTGGACGCCGGGGCGGACGGGGTCGTCGCTCCGCTGCCGGGCACCCTGCCCGGCATGACCCGCGAGCTGGCCGCGACGGCCGTGGCCGCGGTCCAGGACGCGGGCGCGATCGTCATGGGCGCCATCGGCACGAGCCAGGAGGGTTCCCACGCGAACGTGGTGCCGCAGCTGGCCCTCAACGCCAAGGAAGCCGGCTTCGACGCCCACCACTTCGGCGACTCCTACCTTCCGGGCATGTGCGACCCGGAGGTCATGTACGCCTACTCGGTGGCCATCCGGGGCCGCCGCCACACCTGGAACCGCATGTCCTTCTCCCCCGGCCGCTCCGCCCACATCGAAGCCGGTCCGGGCGCCAACTGGTAGCCCCGATAGGATCGTTCGGAGAGTGGGGCCGTTCAGGGCGGGCATCCGCAAGGCATGGACAACTCATCGGACGACGCGGAGCGCGAACCCGCACCGCGAAGAGAGCCGCGGCGGCTGCCGCGATGGGGACGGGCCGTCGGCGGACTGGCCGTGCTGGCGGTGGTCCTGATCCTGGCCGGGCGTTTCAGTCTGCTGCCCGGTTTCGGCGACCTGTTCCGGCAGGACACCGTGGACCGTTCGGGGCCGGTCCTGCTCAAGTCCATCCAGGACATGCACCGTTACGAAGGGGCCGCCGGCAACTTCCAGGTCGTGGTCGACCTGGAGAAGGACGCGGCCTTCCTGCCGGACTCCATCCGGGGGACCCGCACCCTCTACGTCGGAGCCGGTTCGGTGAGCGGGTACGTGGATCTGGGCGGGCTCGGCGAGCAGGCCGTCACCGTGAACGAGGATCGCACCAAGGTTGCGCTCCGGCTGCCCCACGCCGTCCTCGGGACGGCCGCACTGGACCTGGACCGCTCGTACGCCGTGTCCAAGCAGCGGGGGCTCCTCGACCGGCTGGGCGACCTGTTCACCGACAATCCGGCCGGTGAACAGGCCGTACAGCGCCTGGCCGTTCAGCACATCACGGAGGCCGCTCGCGACAGCGGCCTCGTGGAGCGCACGGAGAAGAACACCACCACGATGCTGGAGGGCCTGCTCCGCTCCCTGGGCTTCCAGGAGGTCACGGTCGGATACGCGTGACGCCGCCGGACGTGACCCCTTCAGCCCGCCGTCCGGCGCAGGACCAGGGAGACGAAGCCCCAGGTGTCCCGGTAGGTGCGCAGCCATTCGGTGCGGCGGGCGGTGGCCGTGGCCAGTACGTGCCCGCTGTCCGGATCGGCGGGGTGGTCCAGGGCCCAGGAGGCCAGTGACCCCCAGCAGGCCCATTCGTAGTCGTCCAGTTCTCGGCGCGTGCTGACGTGCCCGTGGACGGGGGTCCACCCGTCGGCGACGACTTGGTCCACGGTGGTCGCCAGATCGGCCTGCTCCCCGAACAGTTCGACCGCCTCGGGGGACGGGGGTCGGTCCCAGAACCCTTCGCCGATCAGGACCCGGCCACCCGGACCCAGGTGCCCGGCGGCGCCGGCGAGGGTGGGCAGCAGGCCGCCGAAGGCGTGTGTGGACCCGACGCCGAGCACGAGGCCGAACGGCTCCGGGGAGACGAACTCCGCGGCCTCCTGGTGGTGGAGGACCAGCCGGTCCCGGACACCGAGGCGGACCGCCGCCTCGTGGGCCTGCGCCAGGGCGTCCTCGGAGAGGTCCACTCCCTCGGCGTGCAGGTCCGGGTGGGCGGCCAGGGCTCGCAGGAGCCATTCCGCGGTGCCGCAACCGAGATCCAGCACGCGTTCGTCGCCGCGCGGGAGGCCCCGTTCCAGGAGGCCGCGTACCGAGTCGTCGCCGAGTGGAGATTTTATCGGGTGATCGGCATGGGCGATCCTGGAGATCTGTTCGCGGTTCACCGGCCCAGCCTGCCATCCCGCAAAAGCCGTGCGCATCTCGATTTCGATCACGGATCCGAACATCCGTGTACGGCACATCCGCGGATGCCGAGCCCCGTACGATCCCACTCAGTGGATCTCCACAGTGCGCGCGGCCGCTCAAGTACCGCGTTCAAGTACCGCGTTGGAAAGGGAGCTTGGACGTTGTCAGAGGTAGGCGTCGACGTGGTGCGGGAGTCGGCCGGGGCCGGACGGGTCGTGCTCTTCGAGGAGTCGGCACGGGACGGCGCACAGGCGAAGACCTTGATGAGTGCCGACTTCCGCGTGCGGCTCGCCCGCGAGCAGGGGGCGATGTTCGGGGCCGACGGTCCCCGGCACCTGGTCTTCGCCGCGGGATTCCCCTCCGTGTGCGGTCAGGAATTCGAGGCGACCCGGCAAGTGGCCCTGGAGGCACAGGAGTCGGTGAGTCCGTCCGCGATCTGCCGGGGCACGGTGGAGGACGTGCGACTGGCGCTGAGCGCGGTACGCGGTGCGGCGCACGGGCGGATCATGGTGATCGTGGCCGCCTCGGAGGCCACGGCCCGCGCCCTGGTGCACAGTGACGCCCGCACGGCCCTGGACCGGGGCCTGGACGTGGTCAAGGAGGCCGTGGACCGCGCCGGCGGCACGGCGGTGGACGTGTGCCTGGTGGACGCGCCGCGCGCGGACCACGCCCTGGTGGCCGAGTATGCGGGCCGGATGACGGCGCAGGGGGCGGCCACGATCGTACTGGCCGACACCGTCGGCGACCTGCTGCCCGGCCGGACCCGGGACCTGTTCCGGCGGGTCGCCGCCGGCGCCGGGCAGGACACGGTCCTGGTCTCGCACCTCCACAACGATCTCGGCCTCGGCCTGGCCAATACACTGGCCGCCCTCGAAGGCGGGGCCCGCGTCGCGGCCTGTTCCTGGCTGGGCATGGCCGAGCGCAGCGGCATGGTCGCCACCGAACAACTGCTCTTCCTCCTCGCGCACGACCCGGCCAAGGCCGAGTACGTCCTGGGGCCCGGCTGCGAGCCGTGGTGGACCGCGCCGGACCTGAGGCGGCTGCCCGACATCGCCCGGATGGTGTCCGCGGAGACGGGCGTACCGCTCACCGTCACCACTCCGATCGTGGGCACGGGGGTCGCCACCATCTCCACCGGGACCCCCTTCACGCACCCGGGCACCTTCCAGCCCTACGACCCCGAGCAGCACCTGGGTCTCGCGCCGACCGTGGTACTGACCCACCTCGCCAGCCGGCGCGTACTGCGCGCGGTCGCCGGGCGCCTGGGCCACGACCTGGACCCGGACCAGACCGGCGAGGCCCTGGCCTGGGTCAAGGACCGCGCCTACCGGCTGAATCAGGCCCAGGTCCCCGACGCGGACTTCGCCGCGTACCTCGAGGACCTCACCGGCGCCGCGCCCAGGCCCAGCCCCGCGCCCATGCCCGCACCCGCACCCGCACCCGCACCCGCACCCTGAACGGACGCATCTCATGTCGGACACCCGCCTTCCGGACACCGGCGCCGCCGCCGCCGCCGCCTTGCGGGCCGGAGGGGCCGTCATCCTGCCCAACCCCAGCCCGCTCACCTACGTCGTCGCCGCCACCGCGCCCGGGGCCGTCAACGACGCGAAGGGCCGCCCCACCGGCCAGGAAGTCGCCCTGTGGGTCCACGACGACGCCGTCTGGAGCGACCTCGGCCCGCAACTGGCCCTGGCACCGGCCGCGCTCCGTACGGCGTTCGCCCTGCTGCGCGAGGAAAGGGTCACGCTGCTGGTGCCCGTACGCCCGGACGCGCGGCCGTCGCCCTGGACCGGCCCCGCCCTCCGGGACGGCCACCTCCTGCTGTTCGGCGCGCACTGGTCGCCGCTGTCGGCGCTGCTGACGGACTTTCCGCACCTCTACGTCAGCAGCGCCAACCGGACCGGTCAGCCACCGGCGGACACCGCGGCCCGGGCGACGGCGATGTTCGGCCCCGGCATCCCGGTCGTCGACGCCGACGCACTGCGCCACCCCGGCACCCCCCACGCGGCCACCACCATGCTCCGCATCGGCTCCGGCGGAGAGCTGGCACACGTCCGGCGAGGAGCCCAGGACCGGGCGCACGGCCCCGACCCCGAGGTCTACCTGGCGCACCTGCGGGCGGCGCACGGAGGCGGATGACGCACGGCTGCGGGGTACCCCCGGCCACGGGTGCCGCCGGTCAGCCCCTGCGCACCCCCTCCAGACGGCCGACCCGTCCCTTCTCCCCCGCCGCCCAGCAGCCGCCGTCCGCCGTGCAGGCGACCGTGTCGAACGAACCCGGGTCGAGCGTCCGCCAGGTGCGGCCGCCGTCCCGGGTCACGTCCGTGCCCGTCGGGCCCACCGCCAGGGCGGTGCCGGCGCCGTACGGGAACCAGGCCGCGCCCGAACGGGTAGGCGGGCGGCGGGGTCGACGCCCGGCTCCAGGTGCGGCCCGCGTCCGAGGACACCGCCGCGGCCTGCGGGGAGGCCTGGCCGGTGCGGTAGTCGCCGCCGACCGCCAGGCCCCTCGTACGGTCCCTGAAAGCGAGGGCGAAGACCCCGCGCGCCGGGTCACCCGCGGGGAGGGTGGAGTCGGCGACCTGCCAGGTCAGGCCGCGGTCCGCAGAGTGCAGAACCCGCGCGACCGGGCCCCCGCCGGTGGCCAGCCACACGTCGCGCGGCCCGGCGGACACCAGGCACTGGCCGCTCGCCGCGAAGCCCGCCTCGCCCGGCAGCGCGTCCGGCATTCCGGCATTCGGCAGGACGCGCCAGCTCCGGCCGCCGTCATCCGTGGACAGGATGCGGAACCTGCCGTCCACCGGGTCGCTCATCGCCAGCCCGTGGCGGGAGTCGAAGAAGGTGAGGCAGTCGTAGAAGGCCCGCGGGTCGGGGTTGCGGAAGGTCTCCGTCCAGGTGGCGCCGCCGTCCTCGGTGCGCAGCACCCTGGAGGCCTCCCCCTCACCGATGGACAGGGCCACGGCGCGCCGCCCGTCGAAGGCCTCGATGTCCCGGAGTTCGAGTCCCTCCGCGACCGCCCCGGGCGGTGAGACGTCGCGCCAGCTGCGACCGCCGTCCGAGGTGCGCAGCACGGTCCCCTTCGATCCGGCCACCCAGGCCGTGGACCGGCTCACGGCGGCCAGTCCCCGGAACCGGGCGTCCTTGCCGGTCTCCTTCAGCGCCCAGCGGGCACCGCGCAGGTCCCGTGCCCCGTCCGCGGCCTGCGCCGGGGCGGCCACCACCCCCAGCAGCAGAGCCGCGGCGCACATGCCAACTCCCAGAAGTCTCATGGCGCCGGAAGCTAACGCACCCCGGATTCACCGTCCAGGGCGCTTCCCGGCCACCGGCCGCCCCGGGAACCGCTGCGGATGCCGCGTCGCCCGCGGCCGGGAGACGTAGGCGCGGGAGACGTAGGCGCGGGGGCCGTCGCGCTGTC contains:
- a CDS encoding DUF4230 domain-containing protein, which produces MDNSSDDAEREPAPRREPRRLPRWGRAVGGLAVLAVVLILAGRFSLLPGFGDLFRQDTVDRSGPVLLKSIQDMHRYEGAAGNFQVVVDLEKDAAFLPDSIRGTRTLYVGAGSVSGYVDLGGLGEQAVTVNEDRTKVALRLPHAVLGTAALDLDRSYAVSKQRGLLDRLGDLFTDNPAGEQAVQRLAVQHITEAARDSGLVERTEKNTTTMLEGLLRSLGFQEVTVGYA
- a CDS encoding SAM-dependent methyltransferase; this encodes MNREQISRIAHADHPIKSPLGDDSVRGLLERGLPRGDERVLDLGCGTAEWLLRALAAHPDLHAEGVDLSEDALAQAHEAAVRLGVRDRLVLHHQEAAEFVSPEPFGLVLGVGSTHAFGGLLPTLAGAAGHLGPGGRVLIGEGFWDRPPSPEAVELFGEQADLATTVDQVVADGWTPVHGHVSTRRELDDYEWACWGSLASWALDHPADPDSGHVLATATARRTEWLRTYRDTWGFVSLVLRRTAG
- a CDS encoding 2-isopropylmalate synthase; this translates as MSEVGVDVVRESAGAGRVVLFEESARDGAQAKTLMSADFRVRLAREQGAMFGADGPRHLVFAAGFPSVCGQEFEATRQVALEAQESVSPSAICRGTVEDVRLALSAVRGAAHGRIMVIVAASEATARALVHSDARTALDRGLDVVKEAVDRAGGTAVDVCLVDAPRADHALVAEYAGRMTAQGAATIVLADTVGDLLPGRTRDLFRRVAAGAGQDTVLVSHLHNDLGLGLANTLAALEGGARVAACSWLGMAERSGMVATEQLLFLLAHDPAKAEYVLGPGCEPWWTAPDLRRLPDIARMVSAETGVPLTVTTPIVGTGVATISTGTPFTHPGTFQPYDPEQHLGLAPTVVLTHLASRRVLRAVAGRLGHDLDPDQTGEALAWVKDRAYRLNQAQVPDADFAAYLEDLTGAAPRPSPAPMPAPAPAPAPAP